The DNA sequence gatttgaaaaagttgaattgtttattatattttatgttaaaatttaaaaaaattgtaatgattagatgagatgtgatgaaataattttactatccaaacggggtcttatgataaatattattacatgatttttgttatataaatatttttattaatatttcatcatgtgtatgttttaaataacatttcaattacattttatgaataattaataattaataattacttgaaAAGTTATTTGAGCTAAGAAGCTTGTTCCAAAATTtcatctttgtttttgtttcttacaAAGTTTCACCAATTAGTAAGTTATATATCATTTTCAGTATTTTTGAGTAATTATTAGATGCTCTTCTCGACgtaggtaaaaaatataatttctagaattataaaatgtcatattcttaaaaatatatgctcATATAAGTAATcttaataatatgaaattatgtgaTAAATGGTACTTATCACTTCAATTATATTTcagaaatatttaataattacttattcaATGATATTGAAACGTCTTAAATAATAAGATGTATAAATAGATGATATATGTATGACTTGATTGGGAAGAgtctttgttctttttctttttctaaggaCATTATAAAAGCCAAAAGTGAATTGGATTAAATACTTGTAGCGTGTGAGTCAAATTCTTCCTTAATGAGTGGTTTCAacacgtagaatatttaatttaataaaatagaatgtAGACTAGGATTCGAATTTAAAATTTCTGTTATGATATTATGTGAAAGGACAATATTATGGTGCAAATCAAATGTGCATCCCAAATATGCACACTAatgcaaatgttttttttttaaagctgtTTTTAAACACCCAtgaccattaagaaaaaattaaaaaaaatacaaatttattaataatcaattctttaaccattaagaaaaaaattaaaaattaaaaatatgagtgGGGCACGTATAAGAATCACTActtgtttttgttatataaaattatcacttgttctcaaatatttaaattaatgaaaaatttatatatataattaaagagtAAAGTTACTCTTATTGCTTTTAcggcatttttttattttttaatatttttttatttaataattaagtaaatattttttaatgatattgaaatttttttatttttttttaaatatttaaaattattaaaaaatacatataaaaaaatataatataatattatccaGACGGTATCTTTCAACAGAAGCTAGAGCGGTAGCTGTAGAGCCACccataattaaaaatttaaaatcaagctgCTGGAGCGCGGATAGTTGTGTTTCGTACGTTTCATTGACCCTACTTGTTTTTGCTGGGCTCACAGACGTAtgtaaacttataaataagaattaaaataatttataatatatattatcattttatcaaaatacagctttaaagtttaaaacatgtttgaaaaaataactGTATGTAAGGTAAGGTAGTTATGTTTCTATCATTAGTCCTAACAACGTATATCCTTATATGTGAACTAAATAATCATTATCATGCGGCTGCAAGTCGGCAACATGAATtatatctctctttttcttttctttttaataataacatgAATTATGTCTTGTGCCAAACGTTTAAGATCTGATTCACATAATTTCAGTCTccaaaatgtataaaaaaaaacatgaattatGTCTTAAACGTCTGCAACATACCCACGATCTGCAGTTTTGAAAGGAGTTTAACTAGCGAAGGACGGAGAAACGAACATACTACAatgcttttttaatatatatttttttttgagggttaaagcagttttttttttgttttttaattctttttgggaGCAGGTAGTTCTTTTTGAATTCGGTAACTGTTTCTAAGAGGCGAAGTCCAAAAAGATTCCAAATTCGAAACCCACTGAAATCACCAGAAAAAGAAGAGAGCCGAAGAAGAAGATTAGAACAGGACTGGTTCAACCACTCATATTCTCTTGTGTGTTCAACAAGGTTTTCAGTTCTCTCCCTCATTGAGAGGTcttaaagaatttttctttgggcCTTGCTTTCTCTCCAAGCCGTCAactttgctttttttcttttttttaactctcTTGTTGTTCAAAggttcatttcttttccttgtttTGCACTCTGGGTTTGGTGAATCGCACAGGTCATTGGAGTGTCTTTGGTGCTGTTATTTCAATGCTTTTCTGAATCTGATCTTGGGCTTCATCTATCATTGTTGTTAAGGCTAATGTGTAGTTTAGTGGGAACTTTTCTTGCTGGCCAGTTTTGTcttgtgttgttttgttttattttggtttcttCACGGGGCCGGTCTTAAGGACTCTTTTGTTCTCCCTTTGTCTTTCAATTAAGGGCCACTCCTTACTGTGGATTCTTGTATTCTGGTTCGTCGGCTCTGGTATAAAGAAGTTTAAACTCGTGCAATTTTAGTTGTTATAGCCTGTAATTGTCGCTGGTTTTTCCCCTGTTATTAATCTGTAAAGGGTTCTAACTTCTTTCGGAGGTTTGGGGGGCAGGGGATGcctttttttcccttattgTTGGCCGCTGCagacgagaaaaaaaaaagtggatgctagttttttaatttatttcgaACAATACTTGTCCATGGagaatttcttttgttgtaacGTTGTTTATGGCATTATAATTTAACAGCCGTAcgttgttctgtttttttttttttttttctaagtttctTCATAAACTTATGAATATGTATGATTCATGCTTTGCTGACAATTTTTTCGTGTTTGAACTGTTAATTAGGAATTTGATATGACTTCAAGACAATTTTGATCAGGATATCCGTTTCCAGTGAATTTGAACTCCAAATAGAACCATCAATGGGCGAAAAACCATTCCCTGCATGGTCATGGTCTGTGGAGCAGTGTTTGAAAGAGTTTAATGTGAAATTAGATAAGGGTTTGAGCACTTATGAGGCTGAGAAGCGGCGTGAGAGGCATGGTTGGAATGAGCTAGCCAAAGAGAAGGGGAAGCCATTATGGCGACTTGTGTTAGAACAATTTGATGACATGCTTGTAAAGATACTACTAGTTGCAGCCTGCATTTCATTTATTCTAGCTTACATGCATGGGGGTGAATTTGGACAGTCTGGATTTGAAGCCTATGTGGAGCCGTTTGTGATTGTCTTGATTCTAGTCCTCAATGCAATTGTTGGAGTTTGGCAAGAGACTAATGCTGAGAAGGCACTTGAGGCCCTCAAAGAGATGCAATGTGAATCTGGAAAGGTTTTAAGGGATGGGTACTTTGTGCCCGAATTGCCTGCTAGAGAACTTGTCCCAGGGGATATTGTGGAATTAAGGGTTGGAGACAAAGTCCCTGCTGACATGAGAGTTGCGGCTTTGAAGACCACTACTTTTAGGGTTGAGCAGAGTTCATTAACTGGAGAAGCTGTGCCTGTTTTGAAAGGCACTGATCCTATATTTCTGGATGACTGTGAGTTGCAAGCTAAAGAAAATATGGTCTTTGCAGGCACAACAGTTGTCAATGGGAGCTGTCTCTGTATTGTTGTTAGTACAGGGATGAACACTGAAATTGGGAAGATACAGAAGCAAATACATGAGGCTTCTCAGGAAGAGAGTGACACCCCTTTGAAGAAGAAGCTGGATGAATTTGGGAGCAGGCTTACTACAGCAATTGGGCTTGTTTGCCTCATTGTGTGGGTGATAAACTATAAAAACTTCTTCTCATGGGATGTTGTGGATGGATCGCCAGCAAATATTCGATTTTCCTTTGAGAAGTGTACATACTATTTTAAGATTGCTGTTGCCCTTGCAGTTGCTGCCATCCCAGAAGGCCTTCCTGCTGTTATTACAACTTGTTTAGCTCTTGGTACGAGGAAAATGGCACAAAAGAATGCAATTGTGCGGAAACTTCCGAGTGTAGAAACCCTAGGATGTACGACTGTAATTTGTTCGGATAAAACTGGGACCTTGACGACAAATCAGATGTCTGTGACAGAATTCTTCACTTTGGGAGGGAAAACCACTGCATCTCGAATCTTTCATGTTGATGGCACTACCTATGATCCAAAGGATGGGGGGATTGTTGACTGGACTTGCTACAATATGGATGCCAATTTGCAAGCCATGGCAGAAATATGTGCTGTTTGCAATGATGCTGGGATCTATTTTGATGGCCGTCTCTATAGAGCTACAGGTTTGCCCACCGAGGCAGCACTTAAGGTTTTGGTTGAAAAGATGGGAGTTCCAGATGCCAAGGTGAGGAGCAAAATTCGTGAAGCACAACTTGCAGCAAACTACTTGATTGACAGCAGCATTGTGAAATTAGGTAAGCAGAAAAAAGAACTTTTTGTTTGTAAGaatgatataaattatatgataattaCGAAATTTTTTATGTCTATCCACTTTTGCTTACAACAGGCTGTTGTGAGTGGTGGATGAAAAGATCAAAAAGGGTTGCCACATTGGAATTCGATCGCATTCGCAAGTCAATGAGTGTTATTGTCCGGGAGCCAACTGGGCATAACAGACTTCTTGTCAAGGtgattgttttatttatttatctatttttttttttttatcttcaccTAAGAACTATCTCCacttttttatcaaatggaaaaTGGCTAATATAGGCGGTGTTTAAAATCAGGAGTTtgcgttttttttttggttagtttCTTGCACAAATAAAATCAAGTATTGTAAACCCAGCAAAATTACTTTAAGGGAAAGAATTGGAGAAAGTGGAAGTGCAACTTTAGAAAACTGGTttgatcataattttttctcCCAGTGTAATCTTTGAATACATTGAGTGTTCTAGATTTGTTCCTTCAGACGGCATTTATTTAGTCTGAAATTGCAGGGTGCTGTTGAGAGTTTGTTGGAGCGTACTTCACAAGTTCAACTTGCTGATGGATCCCTTGTTCCAGTGGATGAACCTTGTAGGCAACTGTTGCTTTTGAAACTTCAGGAGATGAGTTCAAAGGGATTGCGATGCTTGGGTTTGGCATACAAGGATGACTTGGGAGAGTTTTCTGACTACCATACGGAGAGTCATCCTTCCCACAAGAAGTTGCTTGATCCGGCTTGCTACTCCTCAATTGAAAGTGACTTGGTTTTTGTCGGGGTCATTGGTCTAAGAGTGAGTATCTGTCATTACTTGTGCTGTTCACTTAAATCAACAAATTGTTATATTTGTATCATTCAACTAGAAGCTTTTAATAACTGAGTCAAACAGGATCCTCCTCGTGATGAAGTTCATAAAGCAATTGAAGATTGTAGAGGAGCTGGGATTAAGGTTATGGTGATAACAGGAGATAATAAGTGCACGGCTGAGGCCATTTGTCGGGAAATCAATTTGTTTTCTAAAAGTGAGGATCTTAGAGGGAGAAGTTTAACAGGTAAAGAGTTTATGGCTCTCTCATCTTCACAACAAATTGAAACATTGTCAAAACCTGGAGGGAAGGTTTTCTCACGGGCTGAGCCTAGGCATAAGCAAGAAATTGTAAGGATGCTGAAGGAGATGGGGGAGATTGTTGCAATGACTGGAGATGGTGTAAATGATGCACCTGCACTTAAACTTGCTGACATTGGGATCGCAATGGGAATTACTGGGACTGAGGTAACATAATGAACTCATCCTTAGGGCTTCTTTGAAATTCCTTTTCTGTTGTGGGTTACCTTGCTCACCTCCTGCTGTGAGGAGGTGCCACCAAGACATTTTCGTGTAGCATAAAGGTTTATTTACCATCCAAGGTTTAGCCATTGTTAGATTTTCTTTGGACTGAGATGATCCTGTCCTTTAATTACGATAGATGCGTTGATTTTCTCTTCAACTTCGGCCTTGTAATTTGGATACAAATATTCTTTTAGAATTATGGTCATACGTTAATAATCTTCCATGCTTAACATTACAGGTTGCAAAAGAAGCTTCAGATATGGTTTTGGCAGATGATAATTTTAGTACCATTGTTTCAGCTGTTGCAGAGGGTCGCTCAATTTATAACAACATGAAAGCCTTTATCAGGTACATCTTTTAGTTTGTCACCTTTTCCCTTTTGATGATGCAGGGAAGCCATTTTAATTTCATCAATTCACAGGTACATGATATCATCAAATGTTGGAGAGGTAATATCCATATTCTTGACAGCTGCATTAGGAATACCAGAATGTATGATTCCTGTGCAGCTCCTGTGGGTGAATTTGGTTACTGATGGCCCTCCTGCAACTGCTCTTGGTTTCAACCCTGCTGATGTTGATATAATGCAGAAACCACCCCGCAGAAGTGATGATGCTTTAATAAATTCTTGGGTTCTTCTCCGTTATTTGGTTAGTATTGATTTCTATTCACTTCGTTTCACTTCCAACTGGCTGAAGTTATGCTAGTCCTAGCTTGTCTGCAATTTTCTGTTATCTGAACAAAGTAGAATtgtccaaaccacatggttGAATATAAGTCAGTGCTTTCAGATTCCATGAAATTTAGGGCATTGATCCCATTTTGTTACCAAGTTATTGTGTTTCCACGCACTGACAACTAATGGAAAATATTGATGGCCTTTTTGCTGGTGTAATAGGCTAGTGAGTCTTTTGTCCCCTTATAGCTGGATGATACCAATAAAGAGTTAGAATCCACTAAAGGTACTTTCTATGTAATAATTAATGCTAATAAGTTATAGttccataaaatatttctatCTACCATGTGCTGTCAATGGGAGTGGTTGGTTAGGGGGTAGTGGAGAGGGTGATTGCAATAGCGGTTGAACTGGGTTATATGACATTGCAATTGGAATCACAGTGGCACAAATATAATTCAGTtacagttttattttataaaatggaAATTTTGGGTTATTAGACAGCCAAAAATGTACATGCGTAATTGCATTTCATGCATCAAACTCACAAGTATAGAATAGTTATCTACAGACACAGTCACATTCACCTTAGAAGTCAATTTAATGTTGTTCCAAATGGTGCATTTTGGGCAAGTATAATTTTCGTACTTTTAAAGTAGTACATTATGTGGGAAGAGTTCCCTATCCTGTGCGGTGTTTTTCACTGTGGCTGGCAGTCTCTCTCTTTCCTGTACATACGTTTTAAAACATCCTGAATTTTCATATCATTGAGTGTAATGAAATTTTGAAGAGAGAAAATCATGTCAATGTGAAGCTTTAAAACAAGtggaaacaaagaaaattatcTCCCAGATAGCATATATGGAAGAGAAGTGCGTTTCAGGGTATAACTTTCTACCATTCACTTCATGACAACCACCAAAACTGAGAAGTTCACTCTACACCTCAATTAACCAATGTTTCTTGTTAATAGTCTAAATTAACTAACATTTATGCATCCCAAATGGCAGCTAATTGGTTCATATGTGGGCATTGCAACCGTTGGCATCTTCATCTTGTGGTACACTCAACCATCTTTTATGGGTATCAATCTTGTCAGCGATGGGCACACACTAGTTGAATTATCTCAGCTTCGCAATTGGGGAAACTGCCCGACATGGTCAAATTTCACTGCGAGTCCATTCATGATTTCTGGTGGCCGCATGATCTCTTTTACGGACCCTTGTGACTATTTTTCCATCGGCAAAGTGAAGGCAATGACACTATCACTTTCTGTCCTAGTGTCAATTGAGATGTTCAATTCCTTGAATGCCCTTTCGGAAGACAACAGCTTGATCAAAATGCCACCATGGAGGAACCCTTGGCTTTTGGTTGCCATGTCAGTGTCCTTTGGACTTCATTGCCTCATACTTTATGTTCCATTTCTGGCAGACGTGTTTGGTATTGTACCATTGAGTATGAAGGAGTGGATTTTGGTCATCTTGATTTCAGCACCTGTGATTCTTCTTGAAGAGGTTCTTAAATTATTATGGAGGAACCAAAGATGGATAGGGGCcaaggaaaagagagaatgatAAAGTTTCGGATCCATGATTGGTGTGAAAGTAATTTCATTCAGGATAACATTGATTGAAGTAGTAACCATTCTGTGGGATGTCTTAGTTAtaattctttcataaatatatttatcttcaAAGTTGTAGTAGTTGATACTGAGAAGGGCACACCAGTCAGCTTTGTTCATTAACATTAGGGgtataaaagtaaatgacaTAAAGAAATTTAAAGGGTTTGCATCCTTCTTTATATCCAGAGGTTTTTACCCACTTCTCTGCAGTTACAAAACAGTATCCTTGAGGTTCTAGTTtgataactctctctctctctctctctctctctgtgtgataagaaatatttttcatactcaATTTATGCCACTTCAACTATGACTATAGGTTGATTGTATACAGGGCAGGAGAGTTTCTATTTGGTGCCGCCTCATTTGCTAACCTGTGGGCTGCACCGTTTACCTCTCGCTTCACATGTTCTGCATTCCATTCTATCTCTCTTAGTAAATCTTTTACTTCATCTATCATGTGCCCGTATCTGCACCAAATGGAAGCAATACTTTGCAAAGCTTGGACTACTTAACTTGAGTCTCCTTCAATCTCCATTTTCCGAAGGCCCAACTACATGCTATGTCGTCTTGCAACCAATGCTGAACGCTCCCTAACacctttttatgaaaaattctgcTCGTCGTtccacctattttttttttattttctgaaaaagtGTGcagtatatgaatgatgagtaaaaaaacttatttttcgtCTGTCGGTCTCATTAAAATAAGCCTTTGAATGCACTCTAACAAGCCTTTATCTCCACTCTCATTAactgttaacataaaagaaaaaaaaaaagtttgcaaaCAACACCATCACATTCCATACACAAAATATTGTAAACACCAACTTAAACACCAACCTCATGTTTATCCTTGAAGATCCATGATTTGTGATATGTTGTGAGTTATATTTCCAAGTTCTCTACATAAAAgacaataaatcataaaaaacgAAGTTATTAGATTAAAACACAAGTAAAAAtgttaataagtactatatctCACTGAAGGGCAGGTATTCTTTGCATGACCCTCAATCTTGCAAATGCtacaatgtatttttttcacTGTTTGAGTCTCTTTTGGATTCTTTTCTCTCAAACATTTTGACTGTCCTTTTGTTGGCACCCGTTGAGAATCCTGTAAAGTTTGTGAGAAATTTGATACAATTTGTGATTTAACATATGAGAATCATTCTTTGACATGTCTCTGccttctatatttttcttgacaATATCTTCTATCAAAACCAACTCCTTGTGGACCTCATATAAGGCAAGAGAGAGGTGGTTCATTCTTTGACTTAATTGTGAGCCAAGTTCTACAATATTGTAAACTTACATCATCAACTTGTTTTTTCGCATAATCGGATCTTCTTGTGTCATTACATGCTCATGAGAATTTGGTATTTCAAGTATACCTCGACTTTTAGCATTGATTGTCCATCTCTCTAGAATATAGTGATGTGACAACATATCTAACTTCTCTTTCTTGGCAAGGACACATAGGATATGCTTACAAAGACTATCCAGAAACTCAAACATATGATATGTACATATTGCCTTCACTTCTCCACTCTCCAAAGTCACATAATAAATAGGTTTTTCTTTGCTACCTGGTGTCACTCCATACATCTTATTTTCACCCTCTTTCTGAGCTTTGGTTGTTTTATATTGTTGACAATTTAATAGCTCGTCTTGAAAGATGATGAAATACTTCCTTGTATAGACTTTGGTTGCCTCTTCTTCAATTTTGTGATAGGTTTTCAAAAACGCTTTAATCGATTTCGTTCTCacatccttctctttctccttgAAATAACGTGCATATAAGGCTTTCACGTATTGATGCACAAAGTCACTCACCATCGTGCTCGAACGAACATAATCattgaaaaatttattcatgCTCTCGCTCTTTTGTGTGGTTGACATACCGACACAAAACATGGTTTGCAAGTAAGTCGGAACCTACTTACCTCGTCGGCTATAAAGATTTTGGAGCCAATCATTACCTACTAAACCATACTTCACCAGTATTGAACTCCATTCCTCCTCGAACTCATCAGTCGTTATTATCTTATGGATACAGTGACGAAACtctttttgaaagtttggaaactTGTTATAGACATGTATGCGTcaaatgttttgaaaatttttgtaaaatatgccACAAGTACAACCGGTGAGTTGTATTTGGAACTACCTCTGCAATGGCCTTGGCCATAGCTTTGTCATCATCAATAATTATGGTTGAAGGGGCACGCCCAAACATTGCTTCATGCCATGTTCTTAATAACTGCATATAAGATTCAGCTATATGgtatcttataaatatttgtgagGTATGTCACATCAAATGTGacaacatccccaaaatatCGATAAGCAGACCTTGATCTTGCATCTGCCCAAAAACAACTCCCTATATACCCATTCTCATCAACCTGCATGGAGTACACAAACCCAGGTTCTATATACTGTCGATCAAGAAAGTAGGTATACAACCTTTGTGTATCTCCCTCTTCaaacaattttcttcttttatttttcaaataattttcgaCATCCTTACCAATACAGccaatgttaaaatcaccacctGATTATTTACTCAACACCGACATTATCATCCTTGTCGATACATCGGACTCATTCAAACtgagaatgagttttttttggaCACGTGTCACTCATCTATGTCCACGAAGCAAGCTAGTACTTTTCGATGTGAGTAACTCATGGTTGTGTTTAAGTACAAACTTATATACTATCCACTTTTCACCATCATTTTTTATACACATCGTTGCTTTACACCCAATCTTGGTTTCAGCAGGTTCAGGAATTTCGTtctttttatttgagattttcaCGCCTAAATCATTCCCTTGCGCAAACATAGTCTACTAGAATTAGTTTCATGTCCTATTTTGATAATCGAGTATGGTTGGTTCTCATTGCAAAACCTCTTCGTCTTGCATATGTTTTGTAAAATGCTTAGGCGTCTTCTACCTCATCAAATTCCTTCCCAACGAACGGTTCAAAAAATCCACTACTGGAAGTGGAAATCACATTGACTTCATCTCCATCTTCCACATTTActc is a window from the Juglans regia cultivar Chandler chromosome 7, Walnut 2.0, whole genome shotgun sequence genome containing:
- the LOC108986605 gene encoding calcium-transporting ATPase, endoplasmic reticulum-type, producing MGEKPFPAWSWSVEQCLKEFNVKLDKGLSTYEAEKRRERHGWNELAKEKGKPLWRLVLEQFDDMLVKILLVAACISFILAYMHGGEFGQSGFEAYVEPFVIVLILVLNAIVGVWQETNAEKALEALKEMQCESGKVLRDGYFVPELPARELVPGDIVELRVGDKVPADMRVAALKTTTFRVEQSSLTGEAVPVLKGTDPIFLDDCELQAKENMVFAGTTVVNGSCLCIVVSTGMNTEIGKIQKQIHEASQEESDTPLKKKLDEFGSRLTTAIGLVCLIVWVINYKNFFSWDVVDGSPANIRFSFEKCTYYFKIAVALAVAAIPEGLPAVITTCLALGTRKMAQKNAIVRKLPSVETLGCTTVICSDKTGTLTTNQMSVTEFFTLGGKTTASRIFHVDGTTYDPKDGGIVDWTCYNMDANLQAMAEICAVCNDAGIYFDGRLYRATGLPTEAALKVLVEKMGVPDAKVRSKIREAQLAANYLIDSSIVKLGCCEWWMKRSKRVATLEFDRIRKSMSVIVREPTGHNRLLVKGAVESLLERTSQVQLADGSLVPVDEPCRQLLLLKLQEMSSKGLRCLGLAYKDDLGEFSDYHTESHPSHKKLLDPACYSSIESDLVFVGVIGLRDPPRDEVHKAIEDCRGAGIKVMVITGDNKCTAEAICREINLFSKSEDLRGRSLTGKEFMALSSSQQIETLSKPGGKVFSRAEPRHKQEIVRMLKEMGEIVAMTGDGVNDAPALKLADIGIAMGITGTEVAKEASDMVLADDNFSTIVSAVAEGRSIYNNMKAFIRYMISSNVGEVISIFLTAALGIPECMIPVQLLWVNLVTDGPPATALGFNPADVDIMQKPPRRSDDALINSWVLLRYLLIGSYVGIATVGIFILWYTQPSFMGINLVSDGHTLVELSQLRNWGNCPTWSNFTASPFMISGGRMISFTDPCDYFSIGKVKAMTLSLSVLVSIEMFNSLNALSEDNSLIKMPPWRNPWLLVAMSVSFGLHCLILYVPFLADVFGIVPLSMKEWILVILISAPVILLEEVLKLLWRNQRWIGAKEKRE